CATGTGGATGGACTAGACCTTTCATCGAATCCTCTTCTATATATGATGAGATGCTACCCAGTAAGTTCCCACACCTGTAATATCCCTCTTATTTGCAGGTTTCAGTTAACATGAGATCAAAATTGAGCTAAATGTTTCTTGTATTAGAGTTTACAGTCTTGTCTACTTCTTACAAGTTATATGCACAATTTAAGTAAGCAAAATGTACATACCCTCGGCTTCTCAATATGTCTTAACTGGTATGTTATTTGATGTGGCAGGGAGTACCAGAACAAAAGCTGAGAAGTCACTTGGGTTCTCTTGGGGTAACTGGAAATCTTGCACTGCAGCCCATGTACACTTTATCAGGTATACTTCGGGTATTTGGAGTTGTATAACCACAATATTCTAGATGCAGGCCCTAGAATGAAATTGGAACTAGTCAATTTTTATGTGTTGTGGCTTGTTACGTTCACTaatgtgttttatgttttggggTGTGAATGGGAAATTAGGTGGTCAGAAAAGCAGAGTTGCATTTGCGAAGATAACATTCAAGAAACCACACTTGCTATTGCTTGATGAGCCGTCCAATCATCTTGTAAGCTAGACATATGTATTCATGCATGGATCTTTTTAATAAGGAAGGATTTCAGTTTGCTAAAAGTAGGAAGTATAATAAATAATGTCTCAGGATTTGGATGCCGTGGAAGCTTTGATTCAAGGACTTGTCTTATTCCAAGGCGGTATTTGCATGGTACTCACTCAATCCTCTTAATTGGTTTTCAAGATTAGATATAAATCTGTGTACCGGGTTGGGTTTATTGATTCATACACAAGTAAGAAGcaatctttgttgttgtttgtttgtgcaGGTGAGTCACGACGAGCATCTGATATCGGGAAGCGTGGACGAGTTGTGGGTTGTGTCAGACGGCAGGATTGCACCATTCCATGGAACCTTCCATGACTACAAGAAGCTTCTCCAGTCTTCAACTTAAGCTGCGCCGCATTTCTTGTATTCCCCAAATCCATGTTGCGTTTTTGTTTACCCTCAATACGACACAAGAGTCCTTTATACCTGAGAATTTGGCGACAGTATTTTGCTTTATGTATTAAGGttgaaactaaaaagaaatacTGTAAAATCATACACTTGGTGGAGCACGAAAGGATTCATATCCAATGTGAATCATCCGTAAAATTGTAAACGAGCCAAATTAGAATAAAAGAGCATGTTTCGCAGAAATTTATGGCAACTAAAATTCATTGTACAGGTACAGGAAtagcaaaaaaagaacatgTAGGCCCAAAGACAAGATTAcaagttgtgttttttttttcccacatATGTTTAACCGAAAGAAAAACCCAAATCTTCGAATCGAGCACCGTCGAACCATTACCGAGGAGGAATATCATTCCACAAATCGATATCCTTAAGAACCTCTGCTTGTGGATTCGATTGTTCAGAAGAACTACAAGACTCTTCAGGCCGTACTAGCGTCGTTGCAAAACAATGGAGATGCTGCTGCTTTAAACAACTCCGCCATAGATCTTGGTGCAGAGCGTGGGAATGGAAGATGATGACGACAACAAAATGGATGACGATGATATAGAGATGGATGGGGGTGAAGGAGAAAGTTATAGATGTGTTGAAGGAATGTGGTTTCGAGGAGAAGAGATCTTTAAAGCTATCACAACAAGTCAACAAGAGTTTTTGTATCGTCTTTCCTTGTTCAACAAGTCTGGTATTCACTTCACGTAGTAGTTTTGTGATGGGAACGTTTTGacctttatttttattatacagATGTGTACCCTGTTTTCGATTCAAGTTTTAACACCAATCACCAGAAGGAAGCGTGAAAGCAGTGCCCTTTTTGATGTTCCTTTGAAAATTTCACACCATCTGTCTTCCTCAGATGTGGtattcttttcaatttcttctcgGTTCGCCGCAACAACAGTGACCGGTGCACCCGAAGATACTTTGAGACGCTTTTACTTCCCCATAAGGAGGGGAGGGCCTAGTGATTAAGTAGGAAGGAGTAGTAGCCGGCGCTGTTGCAAACACCGAAGGTTGGCTGGGAAAGAAACCACTTTTCACCCTGTAGGGAGAGAATTGTTTATGTTTGTCTTTAGTGTATGTGTTTACTTTtgtgtatatgtttttgttggaGTTAAGTGTATCTTCGTGtgtatgtgtttttgtttgctttctttaaTCCTAGAGCAAACAAtcaaccataaaaaaaaaaaacatgtctaAGAAGCAACCATTAGAAAGACCAAACCTTTGCTTTTCTGAAGATGGAAATATCTGAAAAATGCATGCATTTGATGTATTAGCAAACTTAGAGTTCAAATGCATGCATTTTCAAGACATTTTAAGGCTTGCATCCCAAAAGCTCCACCTCCTACCTTTGATTAAAAGATTAAAGGGCTCGAAATTTTAACGAAAGCtggaaaaaaattcaagatgAAATTGTTTATAGGCAATACCTTTGGTTTGAAAGAAGTCGAGAAGTTTGTATACAACAAATGGATGACAAAGTCAGTAGTCCCTTTGCATCACTAGGACTTGGGGAGAGAATAAAGTTGATTCCTGCAAGTTTGATACAAACCCTTAATGAGTAAAGCCAAGAAGAAACCATAGGATGTTGAGAAATCTTGAGATATAAATACGAGTCACAACTTTGAACGAggataaacaaatttttaccTCATCGAAATTGGCTGAATTTCCTGGATTAAGAATCAGCTCTGCCTACCACtacaattaaaacaaaagcaacaacATTATGATATTGAAAGCAGAGAAAAAGAACATGTGCCTAAGATAAGAACATTATGGATGAGAATACCCCTTGAAAGCAGAGAAAAAGAACATTATGCCAAATACCCCTTGGATAAGAATTTTGCTGCCTTGACATTAGATGGATTCTCTGGATTTTTCTCAGCTACGTCCTTGTCACCTGTATCcctgtaaacaaaaacttttattaaacAATAAACTGGATTTTCTGCAGTATCCCTGTTAAAAACGAGTCACCAAAAGATGTGGTTAGAATACAATGAGGGCAGAGGTTGATTTATTCTTTAATGATCTAACATTTGTAAGAGATgtacataagaaaaaacttacCATTAGACCAATACCAAGTTGATGTAACATCTGGTAATAAGTAGACAGACAAATCTAATTGGAGATGAGATGCATACCTCTTCATTAGACGTGAGATTCTTGTAGTATCCAAAGATGGAAGTGTTATATTCTtcctctcatctctctcttactCTTCTGTACTTACTCGAGCCTCTAACCCATCAAGCGTTGCACAGTGATGTGCCTTCGCTAATAAGAAGAGCTTCAAGAGCTAGTCACAGAACATTATCCATAAAGGCAACAAGCCTTTTCCAAGGCAAATCTAAGCAGAATAATGAATTTATATCATGATGTCCCACCAACACTACAAGGTGTATATACTTTATGCAGACACTTGAATTTCTCTGTCCCAACCTAGTAAGAAATAGAGCTTATGCAGAATAATGAATTTTCTCATCTGAGAACATCAATATGCAGAAGATAGAATATTGCTCCCTCATGTTGGCCCAGTCCAACAAGTTATGAACATTCcacaacaatatataaaactgTTTCACAAGTCTTGTTAAACACAACTTGCTTGCTTTTTCGTGCTGCCCAGCCAGCATTATTGAATATCATATCTCAGTGAGATGTATAATGATGTGCCtcatttctatctttttccTTCGTGCTTTGCTCGAGCCTCGACCTATCAAGCGTTGCTCAATGATGTACCTTCGCTAACAGGAAGAGCTTCAAGAGCTAGGCACAAAGGATTAACAGAAGTTGAAGTTTTCTTTATAGCAgaatattgaattttaatgCTGCCCAGCTCCAGCAACATATCTTCCAATTGTCCATCAATTTGCAGTTCTCCATATGAGCAGATCATTGAATTTATCCCCATCAATATGCAGATCATTGAGTTATTAAGCAGATAATTGAATTTCTAACACGCTGCCCAGCCAGCAATATATAGATCTCTTACTGTTAAACAAGTCTTACAGTGTTATAATCACACAGCTTGCCCAATCGGACATCATAGACAAGTCTTACAAAAGGCAATTTATCCCCATCAATAATAAGCAGATCATTGAGTTTTTATGCAGATCACTGAATTTTTTCCCATCAATAAGCAGATCATTGAATTTATCCCCATCTATATAAGCAGATCATTGAATTTATCCCCATCTATAAAAGCAGATCATTGAGCTTTTAAGCAGATCACTGAATTTATCCCCATCTATAAGCAGACCATTGAGCTTCTTTTAAGCAGATCATTGAATTTATCCCCATCTATATAAGCAGATCACTGAATTTATCCCCATCTATAAGCAGATCATTGAGCTTTTAAGCAGATCATAGAGCTTCTTTTAAGCAGATAATTGAATTTATCCCCATCTATAAGCAGATCATTGAATTTATCCTCATCTATATAAGCAGATCATTGAGCTTCTTTTAAGCAGATCATTGAAATTATACCCATCTATATAAGCAGATCATTGAATTTTCCCCATCTATATAAGCAGATCATTGAATTTATCCCCATCTATAAGCAGATCATTGAATTTATCCCCATCTATATAAGCAGATCATTGAGCTTCTTTTAAGCAGATCATTGAATTTATCCCCATCTATAAGCAGATCATTGAATTTATCCCCATCTATATAAGCAGATCATTGAGCTTCTTTTAAGCAGATAATTGAATTTATCCCCATCTATAAGCAGATCATTGAATTTATCCCCATCTATATAAGCAGATCATTGAGCTTCTTTTAAGCAGATCATTGAAATTATCCCCATCTATATAAGCAGATCATTGAATTTATCCCCATCTGTATAATCAGATCATTGAGCTTTTAAGCAGATCATTGAAGTTTATATAATGCTGCCCAGCCagcaatatatatagaagataaTCGCAAAGATTTGATCTTTGAACATAACAAGACTTACAATGTTTAATCACAGCTTCTTACGATTCAATTATCCAATCTTTGTGCATAATTTGTCAAGACTTACAGTGTTTAATCACAGCTTGCCAGCCTTACGATTCAATTATCTAATATTTGAACATAATTTGACAAGACTTACAGTTTTTGATCACAGCTTGCCTGTCTTACGATTCAATTATCCGATATTTGAACATAAATCTGACAAGACTTACAGTGTTTAATCACAGCTTGCCCCTGCCTTACTTAGGCAACATCGGGACAAATTTTCCCAAGTTAGAAACCGGACAAACACAATCATATAATGTGTAGTTCCCtttcttttgggtttgaacaaaacataaaactttcTTTGAAACGAAAACAGAGAATCGATGATGGGGTTTCTAATccagaaaaacgaaaaacaaaatctttaaaacacgaTCCGTATTAGAAACCCAAACAATCTTTCACAAACGTATAATAAGAAATCGCAGATTTTAAAAGAGGGTTTCTGATTTAAAAcagaccaaaaacaaaagaatagaaaccctaattggTAACCAcaaatatgtataatttttgAAGAGGAATACAAGATTGAAATTAGAAACCCTAAGACAAAAGACggtttttttcttagattagcgatataaaagaaatcaattgaaACTATGATTCTGAATTACAAGTTTTTGGAAAATCAAGAACCTCAAAAATCAGATCTAAAAGAGGGTTTTTTCgatttgcacaaaaaaaacaaacataaaatcgAAACGCAATTTGgaaattaaagagagagaacttttggataaaaattcaaaatcgaAGTAGTGAATCTGGAAAAAGGGAGTTtcaaaatctaagaaaacGCAAACAAAAGTCTCcccaaatcaaaagaaacacacgaaatcaaaagaatataaaagaaCAAACGAAGAATCAGACAAATAAAAGAAGTAAGCATGGCGACGAGCGAGTATAAATAACCGTTgtgaaatagaagaaagaCGGTGGTCTCTGTGTTGGGCCTAAATGAATATGTAAGCCCAAATACAAGTTGTGTTGTTTTTTCCCTCATCGTAATATAAGGCccacatatgtttttttttgtcgtcgaaatattttataaagcCCAAACGAAGGCCCACATATGTTTAACTGAAAGTTATGGATTttccaaagagaaaaagaaatacaaaaattaggATCCGACCCGGCTGAACCCGAGTGGTTTGTTCTTGTTCCCACGGAGAAAAACTTTGCTCTCCCTTTCCTTTGTCAATCGGAATCTGTCCCATTTATCGATTCTTCACAGACAcgttttcttcaatctttctcCATTGGTTTCGTTCTCAAGGTTTGTTTGTGTCGATCGAATTTAGTTTCAGGACATTGATCGTAATTGGTTCTGTTGCAGTTTGAGAATTGCAATTGTTGTCATGTTTAGATAGTGGAACCCTAATTTGAGTCATGAAATCTCTGGATCAagtagaaaccctaatttcaggGCCTCCCTCTGAACCGTCGTCCCCTAATAGAGACCTagataaagatgaagaagaagaagaagagtgcgAGTATGatgacgaggaagaagatgttgatttCAATCCCTTTCTTAAGGATTCTCCTTCTCGTGAAGCTTCTTCCAGTTTGAGCTCTGAAGTTGAGACTCTTGATGGTGAAATTGTTAATAGCATTACTACGGTTCCCCAAACCTTAGAGGGCAGACAAGGAAAGGAGGATATTGCAATGCCAAGTAATGATGTCTCGTGCCAAGAACCACCAATCCCTGATGAGAGGACAGTTGGGGCCGCAAATGAAAACGGAGAACAATTGGTGATCCAAACTCAGAAGCAAGATTTGATGTCAACTGAGGAAGATGATGCAATCTGCAAACGGACTAGAGCTCGCTATTCGCTTGCGAGTTTCACCCTTGATGATCTTGAGGCTTTTCTCCAGGAGactgatgatgaggatgatatTCCTAATGtcgatgatgaggaagaataCCGCAAGTTTCTCGCTGCTGTTTTACATAGTGGTGATACTGAGGTTCCCTTGGCACAGACTGGAACtaatgatgacgatgatgatgatgatgaggataaCGATTTAGACTTCGAGATAGAACTTGAGGAAGCGCTGGAGACTGATGACGAGGAAATTATACCTGAAAAGGTCACTACAGGTGACAACATAAGCACTAAGCGACGTCCTGTGACTAGGCAGAAGAGACGGCAAAATATCTCCATTCATCACAAAAACAATTCTCCTGAACAGGCTGGCAGATTGTTACGCCCTCTTGTACCTATCTTACCCATTGCACCACCTGGGAGAAGGGTTTCTGCTACTGAAGCAGTTGCTTCGTCAGAAAACAGGACAATAAATGGCTTCACTCAAGCCCAAATGGGAGAACTGCATTCTTTGATTCATGATCACCTTCAACTTCTTATCCAAGTGTACTCTCTTTGTGCACTTGATCATTCACGGCAAAGCATTGGAACCCACGTCCAAGGACTTCTATCTGAGATGCTCAAACAACACCAAGGATATATCTCACGCCGAAGTCATCTTCTTGTCACTGGTTCAGCATCATCGGTTCTTGATGTTGTGGGTCTAGCTGGAAGATATCTAGTTGATGTTTCTGACGGTATGTTATTAGTGAAATAGGGTGCTATATCTCCATGTTTTCTTATCTGTTTATACAATATAATTCTCTTGATTATTGAATCATTGTAGCTGTGCAAGATTATCGACGGT
This sequence is a window from Arabidopsis thaliana chromosome 1 sequence. Protein-coding genes within it:
- a CDS encoding uncharacterized protein (unknown protein; FUNCTIONS IN: molecular_function unknown; INVOLVED IN: biological_process unknown; LOCATED IN: chloroplast; Has 30201 Blast hits to 17322 proteins in 780 species: Archae - 12; Bacteria - 1396; Metazoa - 17338; Fungi - 3422; Plants - 5037; Viruses - 0; Other Eukaryotes - 2996 (source: NCBI BLink).), producing the protein MHLNSKFANTSNACIFQIFPSSEKQRVKSGFFPSQPSVFATAPATTPSYLITRPSPPYGEVKASQSIFGCTGHCCCGEPRRN